The Drosophila sechellia strain sech25 chromosome 2R, ASM438219v1, whole genome shotgun sequence nucleotide sequence TCTCTTTCTTCAGTATGTCGGATACGTTCGGCTTGTGCAGTGGCTTTCCCGATCCGTCGTCGCGACAGGCCAGTCCTCCACCCGCCGCCGTCTGTGCCGCCGCCATCGCCTGCGCCGCCTCCAGAGCGTTGCGCTTCTTTAGTGCACTGATCGACTCCCTGCGAGCATTGAGCACCTGCGCCCCCACCGGCTGGTCCACCACCGGATAGTTGTAGTCGTGATGCACCGCCGTCAGCGTCACGTACGAGTAGTTCTCACTGGCCGCTATCTGGCCGGCGGTCGCCGGCGATGGAGCAGCAGAAGCGGGCGGTGCGTCTGGCTGCGACGTGGTGGCCGATGTTTTGTCCGTGGATATGTAGTGAATGGGCGGCGGAGGCAGCTTCTCCGAGTCGGAGTTGTTGCTGACGCTCTCTGCAAAGTAAGCGATGGATTAGGGTGTGCTCTGAATTGCTAAATCAATGGGTGTCAAGTGAATCAATTTTAAAGAGTTTTGCACTTGTTTTTACCCAATCTAGCAACACTTACTGTGACTTTTCTCGCTGCCCTCGGGGCTTGAATGGATCTTTTGTAAACTCTCGCTCTCCACAGGTAAGTCCAGGGTCATGAATACATCATCTTCGCCAACCGAATCATATTTGGTTAGCGGTGGGCATATTATCGTTGGATTCGATTTGGCCAGTCCTAGATAAGGTAAATGAATCAGTTTTAGTCATGATACATTTATAACTATATATGTGAAAACAGCAAAGTTTTTAGCAAGGCTCAAAGCAGAGAACAGTTTAAAGTTGTACAGAAAGAAGATAGATCTTGACGAGCGTAAAATCAGAATACAGCTAAGTGTAagcatggaaattgaaaagaaCTCATCGAAACGTGGTGACCTACTAGTGTGTACTAGACTATACTATTTCACATATATGTGCTGAGAATTTTGAAGCGATCGAGAAGCGCAATGTTCCTCTTCAAAGcaaacagcacacacacaaaactaAATTCGAGGTACGGCCTCATTTAACACTTACCAATTTGATTGAAATTATAGATTTAAATGTTTGGTTGATTTGttgatttttaaaacaatttgcaaTATTCCAATGTGATTGTGTGTGGTGATGTTTGATATTTGGGTTGGTTTTTCGTTTGGTATTGTGGCAAAAGTAGAGCATAAGACATACAaaaagttatatatatatattagtaaaCGAAAGCAATACTAAGTCAGAGGCTTGGAAGAATCGGAAGAAAGAAAGGCAAGTGGCTTCGGCATGAGTAGGTAAGCAGTAGGAATCAAAAGGCAACTAAAGCGGGCTGACAGAAAgcagagagagatagagagacgGGATGTGCAAGCCGGTCATGCAACTAGTTGGTACATTAGTTGGTAGTTGGGGCTCAGCCATGAGGATTCGGGCAGGAGTTTACCATCGATCAGCTCGTTGTAGGCGCGCAGGACGCCCTTGTCAAAGGCTCGCGCATCGGCGGCCGTTTGAAATGTGAGTCCATTCCGCTGCTTCCCTGCGCGCCAATGATGAAATGTGGGCATTACTTTGTAATACTTCAGATCACGATTGATCACACAGCTCAAGATGACCTGCCGGAAGTAAATCATTCAATATCATCAGCATATTCTAGTGTGTGATCTATACTCACGCTCTGATCGGATATCCTCTGCCCGTAGATGATGTAGTCATGACCCGATGCCAATGGGGATAGCCTAGCCCGCTTCCGGATTGAAACGTTGGCCAGGCCACCCCCGGCCAGCGGAAGCCAGCCCTCGGTGCTCTCGTCTCTGGTCATTACCTGTGCGCGTACTGTTACTAAGAAGTCGctgtaaaaagaaaaaaggggTGTATGTTGCATTAGTTTCGATGGAGAATACAATTTAGTCCTTGATTTTAATATCTCTGTAGGTTTATAGCCATTTTTTAATGTGATCTTATCATGCTAGACATATCTTAGcctaaataatgaaatcgctATCAATCCCACCTGCTTAACCTGCGTTTGGGACCAAGTTTGGTATAGGAAACCGTAGCCATGCTGGACGTGCCAATGGTTTAAAACGAATGAGAGGCATCGAGGTACCAGAGCTGCCTCTATATCCTCGACAGGATAACCCACAAGTGTCGCTAATTTGGCTAATTCAATTTTTCGGCACCGTCAAGGAAGCCATAGCAAGGATACTAGTAGCACCTGCCATCGGCAAAAATTGATTCATTGAAGCGAGGGTAAAAAGCCaatgaaaactaaaaatatcTGGATGTCCTTCgttataaaaatactaactcaAAGCAAGGACAAAGCAAGGATATATACCTTTATCTCATCTAGTCTTAAAATGAGATACTTTTTTAGAAGGGGTTTCAGCAATGAAGAATCTGTATGTAACTTGGCGTTGCCAAATGATATACGGTTTCATTCTTGAAAATGAAGCCGCAACTTCGGAGCTAAGGACTTTACTCGCCTTATGAATGGGTAGCATAAAATGGAGTTTTTGATGACCTGCGCACAAGTTTCGCATAAATTGAATGTGCTTGAATAGGGACAGAGTTCCCGGGCAAATCAAAAAGGGAGTTACTCAATGAAAAAAGCTCCAAAAAGGGAGTTGAAACTTCACTAGGCCAATGCGATGTgaatgtgcgtgtgtgtgtgcttaagGGGAGGGGTTtgcgtgcatgtgtgtgcacCGGTGTGCGTGTCATATGTACACATGCTTGTCCTAGTTTCGCTGGATTTTACAGAATGAATATTTTTGTCGCGACGTCACCGGGCCTCCGAGAAGGCAGGACATGTCAAGGACTGGTCCCGCCATGGTTTTCATTCAGCTACGTCAGCTCTGTCAAGGATTTTGCGAGGCAGCGTGAATGAAAACCGAAAGGAAGCCAACGGAACTATCCAGGGTCAGAGCATAATAATAGCGCATAACGGGTTTTCATTGAGCAAGAGAGGCGCTGCCAAGCTAACCGTTCACTCCATTAGAGTTGCCACCCAGTTATTCGAGAGTCTGTGGTCCACCCAGGGTGTAGTCGAAATGAAGTTAAAtgatatatgtagatatacTACCAACTCCGCCAAACATaaaacatacacacactttTATATACTTGTGGAAAGCTAGAAGAGACTGCCCCAAGCCGAAACTAAAAGTCCATCAATATTTGGAAGCTCTCACTTCCAGCCACAGCGCATGCGTGGGAAAGATACCGTTAGAGACGATGTGAGAGATggagagagagcgagcgagaaATCCAGTTATCTTTTCtaatgtgtgagtgtgtgggaGTTGTCGCCCATAAATGATCTGGGTCCAAGCAAAATCCAACCAACTAACCAATTTCCCGACTTTTTAACACcatataattatttacaaaattttcGAGTTATTTGGTATGCCCAAAACATTGTTGCCAAGCGAATGCTTTGGAtactcccacacacacacacacactttgacgcccactcgcacacacacaggggCTGCAGCAGGAAAAGATGAATGAACGCTCTGCGTGTGCGTGTACGTCTATGTCTGTGTTCGTGCACACCCACACAAAAAGTTGGAGAGGCGACGCCACAATacaagaaaaaatacaaaagtttCAACACCCAGAGCCACTCTTTAAATAGGCGAATAGTTTTGATAGCCCCCAATGTctaacacacacgcacacagatgcACACTCCTACCTATATTTGCACACAAGCACAAATGTCGCGTGGTAACGATGTCCCGCTTACCGTTACATTATTCACATGCCAATCAATTTACAATGCAAAATTGAAATCGAATGTTGTTTCCGCTGCAGCAAGAAACGCAGCAAACAGGGTAACTTTTTTTGACAACATTAGTAggatattaaattaaatgtgtattgcattttttgtaatgaacaaaataatataaaatgaatTACAGAATTTTAATAGTACTCATGCTAAAATACACTTAGTTTACAAAATATAGTTGCCTACTTTATGGCGACATTCTGCATAAATAAGTTATATTTGCGAGCTGGTCTCTGAGATCTCAAGATCTGCACAgcaatgaaatatattttgtaaatatttcatgaagaccatttaaaatgtataaaatccaaaaaattGTATCATTGCAAAACGTGAGCCTGTTTTTGAAAATTGAGCAAGTGTTAATGGGAAAGTTTAACCATCAAAGGTAAAAAGTGGAGAGATAGTCATAGCAGACAAAGCTATTCCCACTAGAAGAATTCGATTGTATCATAGCGAGTGAATGTGAGTTACCTTTCTACAACAAAAacacttttaaaatatatatttaaagttatTCCAAGATCTGCATTCGTTTGTAAGCTCTCTGGGATTCAATTGACTATATGGAGGTCAACTAAAATCGCTGATATCATTGATCTCTCTGCTAGTTTTCGCACATCGGAATAGTTGTGGGCACCCATTAAGGAACTATGTGTGCGGGGGCATGCCGCGTATCAATTCATTATGAGGACGGAATAAAGAGCAAGACATGAATGAAACTATTGGAACCTTGTGTGCCCAATGCCCCTCCTTTTTGTTCTTGATGCGCAGGCATTTGCCGAAAGAAATAAACGAACCGCGGacgaaacaaacaacaaaacgacggacaaacacaaaatgacATCATATTCGAATAGAATTTAAAGAGCGCCAGTGGCGCGAGGCAATAATACGTGAGTAGTCGTAACAACGGCAATTATTGGACCCAGAGGCGAACGGAAAAAGAAACCACACATGGGGGCGTTCCATTTCATTCATTAAAAGTGTCGACAGACAATGCGGAGACTTCAGTTCGCCCAGACAAATGACTCACGCTTCTTCCTTCATTCATTCGACGACTGGCGGTTGGCTGTCCATTGAGGAAAAGAGCCCGTCGACTCAATTTAAAAGCGCTtcgcaaattgaaattgactTCCACCAATCGGCTTCCAATTGATGGCAATTAATCGAGGCACGCCAAATAATTGCAACACATGAAATGCGCATTATAGCCAGAAACGAGTGCAGCCGAACCAAAGTGgcgcgcttcgtcactacTTGCCTGAATTTAAATGTGTAAAAGAACACAAGgcacttttaaataaatacataacgtcttaatatttaaaaaaaaaaaaatttattccTAGATcatgttaaaaataaattagaaaacTGAGAATGATTAAAAACTTTCAACAGACTCTAGGAATTTAAGAGTTGAGTAAGCCGATCATGAcagcaaatttaaaaattcctgAAATTTTCTTATCAAGTATATATGATACATGATATCCGGGATATGACGTTTTAAGTTCCTTTTAAAAACAGAGCAATCTGAAATTTTCAAAACATTGTTGGTTTTTAGTgagctttttttttaaacgcgCGAGTACCAACTTGTTCTctgatttcaatttaaagctTTTTAAATCCTAGATAATAATTTGAATATCCATACACTTTTAACCAGACTTATGTACATTATTTTGAATATTACTATTGATAGAAACAGATGATAAAGTCTTCTATTCTGTGAATATGTGTATCTCCTCCACTGAATATATCTACAGATCTATCTATCTACGTGTTTGAAGTTGTTGTAATTGCGAGAAACTCACCTTTCATGTCCTTCTGTCATGGTTCGTTATCAGAAAGATTCTAATATAGCAGCGTGTAGTGtcggtgttgttgttgttggtggcgAAATACACCATGATTAAAGCATAAAGACATTcagagctgctgctgcacaaaCGTTTCCAACGAAAAAAGTGTAATcgagcgacaacaacaacaccagaAGAAAGTCAAATAGTTGCTTAGGCGATCCAATCCcacgttgttgtttttgctgttgttatccGACTTGCAATATCTCGCCGATCTCCAATACTCTTCCTCTTTTCGTTTCTCTGCTTCTCTTGCGTTTTGGCACAATTTTGGGGGGCGGGGCTTTGCAAAGAGTTGGGGGGGTTCTATTCATTCACTAAAATTGAAGGTGGGCGAAGGTGAATAATTAATTTCGGGTTTCGCGTTTATAAATCGAGAATCACTTTTACTTTTCCCCAAATACACAAACACGGCGCTTTTCATGTGGGCGTGTAGACAAACACAGTGGAAAacttcgcacacacacacaaacgcgtACATACACGGATTTTTCCAAGCAACAAAAGATGTAACAGATGAAAATTGAGAGAAGGAGAGGCTCAACTCGGTATTCTCTACGCGTTTCAAACCCTGACTATTCGGAATTGTAAACTATATTGctatttttcttatttatttagctgTTTTGAACTACCATTTGCTGCGAGCACTGCTTTTTTATTAacataaaatttgcaaaagCGAAAATTCATTCATACATTTTGCACCAACGAATCAATCGCTCTCGCTCTCCCACTCTCCGTCTCTCTATCTCCCTCTCGCGCGCTCTCCGCAGCTTGCGCAGAAAGTTTTTTGGGCGATTTCTCCATGTGTGTATATGCTGCTCtgcttgctgttgctgcctttacatatttcatatttacATACGCCTATACATACTGCACCACAGCTATATCTTTTCACCGATTTTCCCAACCGATATGTTTAATTGCTAACCGCAGCGGTTTTCAACTATATTTTCTTCTTATTGTTCTCGCTTTTCACTGTGCTTACGTATGTATGCATGTGCGTGAATTGGAGTACTACTTTTTGTAACAGTAAAAATGAGAGGGAGAGGAAGAGAGAGAGCACTGGATCAGCTCGCTTTTCATTATTTcgcatttaaaatgtataactCTGCcttttaattcatttatttaacaacgcgcacacatacacacaaacacacacactaagCAGGAGCAGACGCAACGAAATGTAGCATTTTCTTTGTATTAATTTTGCACTGTTTTTAATGACATTTACTTGTGCTGCTTGTGCGCAATTTTTTTGCGAATATTTGTGCTTTTTCCGATTGGGCGTTTTTGACAATTAAGCAGATATTTTCACAACAATTGACATTTCCAAAAACAAACGACGGCGACGGCGAAAAAATTAGGGGACAGTGTGACCGTGGACGAATCCGATAAATATACTCTTTGTGCGAACTCTAAAACTTCATATAAAATACCAACGTATAAAATGCATATAGCGAAAATATGAGTTTATGGATTTGCAACTCTGGGGTTACAAATTATTGCGAATTTTttgaaaacgaaaatattGACGAAACTTTAAATGTTcgtattgttttatttattcaaaattttaattatttcgaacTTTATTGTGTATCGATAGTTAATAGTTTTGAATTAACACTAAAGGCAATAACGTTACTAGGAAAGCCTACAATTTGGTATTGGTTTTAAGAAACATCATTCGGTGCAGCTCATCCCCTCCTCAGGCGGGATTACTGGCCAGGCCTCTGGTCTGCGAAAGAACAAACGTGGTTCCCGGCACATGCCATGGCTGGAATTAACAGGATATGGCAGCTAGTCCTGTGGAGGAGCGTGAAATATTCCCGATTGGAGTGACATACTCCAGTACGTCAAACCTATCTTTATAAGACATTTGTATGACCTATATGGCATTTGTATGGtataaccaaagacactagaataattattctttggtataaccatTCAGGCGAATGCGGGACATCGGGAGTGGGCCTGCTTAAGCTTCTGTTTGTAGTCCCAGACCATTTTCTGAAGACCTGCATCTTTGACAATGTTGAAGGGACGGCAGTTGGCGACGCATCTTATCTTATTTGTGGCCTTGTCCGCACTGGAAACGTGTGGATTCCGATGGGAATCCTCTTCATCCTCGTAGCCACCACCCAGGTGTCCTCTGTTTTTGGACATATGACTTTGGTTCTGTAGCACTTGAGTTGCTCCTTGTGTGAAGTGTATCCATTTTGCCGCGACTGCACTTCTTGCTGAATCGCAGGACTCCGGCGTTCAATTGAGCCTTGAAATAGTTTTGGCTGTAGAAAGCCATCAAAACTTTACCCATTTTAAGAGATTCTACTGATTCAATTTACAAAGAGCAACTCAATTGAGTTTATCGATAGACTGTATACCATGTGTAATCGAAATCGCTAGTCATAAGAgaattttatgttttaaacTAAAAGAAAAGATATATAAGACATAAGAAAAAAATAGAATGCAAAAGAATTAACTTTACCAAGATATATTAAATCAAGTTCTTGTTA carries:
- the LOC6609205 gene encoding sprouty-related, EVH1 domain-containing protein 1 isoform X2, with product MTEGHESDFLVTVRAQVMTRDESTEGWLPLAGGGLANVSIRKRARLSPLASGHDYIIYGQRISDQSVILSCVINRDLKYYKVMPTFHHWRAGKQRNGLTFQTAADARAFDKGVLRAYNELIDDDVFMTLDLPVESESLQKIHSSPEGSEKSHKSVSNNSDSEKLPPPPIHYISTDKTSATTSQPDAPPASAAPSPATAGQIAASENYSYVTLTAVHHDYNYPVVDQPVGAQVLNARRESISALKKRNALEAAQAMAAAQTAAGGGLACRDDGSGKPLHKPNVSDILKKETRLRCRYCHELYSEDFNRRGACEYAPDAFRSGYECISGMGCARCMIYHCMSDAEGETAQHPCDCSASEAGCSKRWLGLAILSLFVPCLWCYPPLRACHLVGIHCGLCGGQHKPHV
- the LOC6609205 gene encoding sprouty-related, EVH1 domain-containing protein 1 isoform X1, coding for MTEGHESDFLVTVRAQVMTRDESTEGWLPLAGGGLANVSIRKRARLSPLASGHDYIIYGQRISDQSVILSCVINRDLKYYKVMPTFHHWRAGKQRNGLTFQTAADARAFDKGVLRAYNELIDGLAKSNPTIICPPLTKYDSVGEDDVFMTLDLPVESESLQKIHSSPEGSEKSHKSVSNNSDSEKLPPPPIHYISTDKTSATTSQPDAPPASAAPSPATAGQIAASENYSYVTLTAVHHDYNYPVVDQPVGAQVLNARRESISALKKRNALEAAQAMAAAQTAAGGGLACRDDGSGKPLHKPNVSDILKKETRLRCRYCHELYSEDFNRRGACEYAPDAFRSGYECISGMGCARCMIYHCMSDAEGETAQHPCDCSASEAGCSKRWLGLAILSLFVPCLWCYPPLRACHLVGIHCGLCGGQHKPHV
- the LOC6609205 gene encoding sprouty-related, EVH1 domain-containing protein 2 isoform X3, producing MTLDLPVESESLQKIHSSPEGSEKSHKSVSNNSDSEKLPPPPIHYISTDKTSATTSQPDAPPASAAPSPATAGQIAASENYSYVTLTAVHHDYNYPVVDQPVGAQVLNARRESISALKKRNALEAAQAMAAAQTAAGGGLACRDDGSGKPLHKPNVSDILKKETRLRCRYCHELYSEDFNRRGACEYAPDAFRSGYECISGMGCARCMIYHCMSDAEGETAQHPCDCSASEAGCSKRWLGLAILSLFVPCLWCYPPLRACHLVGIHCGLCGGQHKPHV